Proteins encoded by one window of uncultured Draconibacterium sp.:
- the hisF gene encoding imidazole glycerol phosphate synthase subunit HisF, whose translation MLAKRIIPCLDIRNGQTVKGINFVDIKEVGDPVELGAKYAADGADELCFLDITATHEGRKTFVELVKRIAAHINIPFTVGGGISELSDAEKLLAAGADKISINSSAVRNPKLIDDLALNFGSQFVVVAIDARGDETEHWTVTVNGGRIPTDKELFSWAKEAENRGAGEILFTSMNHDGTKNGFANKELSKMADMLKIPIIASGGAGSEEHFVDVFTEGKADAGLAASIFHYNEIPIPVLKKYLKDKGIVVR comes from the coding sequence ATGCTTGCAAAACGAATAATACCATGCCTCGATATCCGCAACGGACAAACCGTTAAAGGAATCAATTTTGTTGATATTAAAGAAGTTGGCGATCCGGTGGAATTAGGCGCAAAATATGCTGCCGACGGTGCCGATGAACTTTGTTTCCTGGATATCACAGCTACACACGAAGGCCGCAAAACTTTTGTAGAACTGGTAAAACGGATTGCAGCACATATCAACATTCCGTTTACTGTTGGTGGCGGGATCAGCGAATTGAGCGACGCAGAGAAACTCTTGGCTGCCGGTGCCGATAAAATCTCGATTAACTCATCAGCAGTTCGTAATCCAAAACTAATCGACGACCTGGCACTGAATTTCGGTAGCCAGTTTGTGGTTGTGGCGATCGATGCGCGCGGCGATGAGACCGAACACTGGACAGTTACCGTAAATGGTGGCCGTATTCCAACCGACAAAGAATTGTTTTCGTGGGCAAAAGAAGCAGAAAACCGTGGTGCCGGAGAAATCCTGTTCACCTCGATGAACCACGACGGAACCAAAAACGGCTTTGCCAATAAAGAGCTATCGAAAATGGCCGATATGCTGAAGATCCCGATTATTGCATCGGGCGGCGCAGGTAGCGAAGAGCATTTTGTCGACGTTTTTACAGAAGGGAAAGCCGACGCCGGACTGGCAGCCAGTATCTTCCACTACAACGAAATTCCCATTCCGGTTCTTAAGAAATACTTAAAAGACAAAGGCATTGTAGTTCGATAG
- the hisIE gene encoding bifunctional phosphoribosyl-AMP cyclohydrolase/phosphoribosyl-ATP diphosphatase HisIE produces the protein MRQLTDISKIDFNKMDGLIPAIIQDAETQNVLMLGFMNEDALAKTQKIGKVTFFSRTKNRLWTKGEESGNFLNVVSMAIDCDDDTLLIKVNPVGPVCHKGDDTCFEEPNAGNDIQFLSYLQDFIDKRKAEMPEGSYTTSLFQKGTRKITQKVGEEAVETIIGAMANDDENFMYEAGDLLYHLVVLLTHKGYRIEDVVRELKKRHK, from the coding sequence ATGAGACAGCTAACAGATATTTCAAAAATCGATTTCAATAAAATGGACGGATTAATTCCTGCCATCATTCAGGATGCAGAAACGCAAAATGTATTGATGCTTGGATTTATGAATGAAGACGCTCTTGCAAAAACACAGAAAATTGGCAAAGTGACATTTTTTAGTCGCACCAAAAACCGTTTGTGGACCAAAGGCGAGGAATCGGGAAATTTTCTGAACGTTGTTTCTATGGCAATTGATTGCGACGACGACACACTTCTTATAAAAGTAAATCCGGTTGGACCGGTTTGCCACAAAGGCGACGACACTTGCTTTGAAGAACCAAACGCAGGCAATGATATTCAATTCCTTAGCTACCTACAGGATTTTATTGACAAACGCAAAGCTGAAATGCCGGAAGGTTCATATACCACTTCTCTTTTTCAGAAAGGCACACGAAAAATCACTCAAAAAGTTGGCGAAGAAGCTGTTGAAACAATTATTGGCGCAATGGCCAACGACGACGAAAACTTTATGTACGAAGCCGGAGATTTGCTTTATCACCTTGTAGTGCTTCTTACTCACAAAGGTTATCGTATTGAAGACGTGGTTCGGGAGCTTAAGAAAAGACACAAGTAA
- a CDS encoding DUF4494 domain-containing protein: MMQTWFESKVKYMKVSESGSETMVTENFLLDAVSYTDAETRIIRQMQQMVRGGEFQIVDIKKSRIAEVFPFENGEWWFKAAINLVTIDEDAGKEKKIKTNYLIMADDIKEALTRLDESLEYLVIPFVVTSLAVSPIVDVFPYNPEEAQIPDGYVPVAEVEEKKNPIFTDGINPYAEDEQDSAPIEEQTEELAEEETEVAEAPDETEDSAEEKPEE; encoded by the coding sequence ATGATGCAGACTTGGTTCGAGAGTAAAGTAAAATATATGAAAGTTTCCGAGAGCGGAAGCGAAACAATGGTAACAGAAAACTTTTTGTTGGATGCCGTATCGTACACCGATGCCGAAACGCGAATTATCCGCCAAATGCAACAAATGGTTAGAGGCGGCGAGTTTCAGATTGTTGACATTAAAAAATCGCGTATTGCCGAAGTTTTTCCATTTGAAAATGGTGAATGGTGGTTTAAAGCAGCAATTAATTTGGTTACAATTGACGAGGATGCAGGTAAGGAGAAAAAGATAAAAACAAATTACCTGATAATGGCCGATGATATAAAAGAAGCATTGACTCGTTTGGATGAAAGTTTGGAATACCTGGTTATTCCATTTGTTGTTACTTCGTTGGCGGTTAGTCCTATTGTAGATGTTTTTCCTTATAATCCAGAGGAAGCACAAATCCCTGATGGTTATGTTCCGGTAGCAGAAGTTGAGGAAAAAAAGAATCCGATATTTACTGATGGTATAAATCCTTACGCTGAAGACGAGCAGGATTCTGCTCCTATAGAAGAGCAAACGGAAGAACTGGCAGAAGAGGAAACTGAAGTTGCTGAAGCTCCGGACGAAACCGAAGACTCAGCCGAAGAAAAACCGGAAGAATAG
- a CDS encoding ammonium transporter, with product MEETLQGLQIGIDNMWLLVAAFLVMFMQPGFALVEAGFTRSKNTANILMKNLMDFSIGSILYWVIGFTIMYGDSIGGFIGMPDLFFMSDGFGDNYSDYADLFFQTVFAATAATIVSGAMAERTEFKAYLIFSIVITVIIYPISGHWTWGGGWLSQLGFHDFAGSSIVHSVGAWVGLAGASIIGPRIGKYGKDGEAKAIPGHNLAMGALGVFILWFGWFGFNPGSQLAAAGTENAVAIGHIAVTTNLAAAAGAVTAMIVAWFRYKRPSLSISLNGALAGLVAITAGCDAVNPMGALFIGIIAGFILPFAVEFFDKVLKVDDPVGAISVHGVGGAFGTLAVGLFSTSEGLLYGHGAKLLGIQAIGVLAFFAWAFGLGLILFFILKKTNILRVSRRIEEEGLDVYEHGESAYN from the coding sequence ATGGAAGAAACTTTGCAAGGCCTACAAATAGGTATAGATAATATGTGGTTATTGGTTGCTGCATTTCTGGTAATGTTCATGCAACCTGGATTTGCCCTGGTAGAGGCAGGTTTTACACGATCGAAGAACACCGCGAACATTTTAATGAAAAACTTAATGGACTTCTCAATCGGTTCAATTCTGTATTGGGTGATTGGATTTACCATTATGTATGGAGACTCAATTGGAGGATTTATCGGAATGCCAGACCTTTTCTTTATGAGCGACGGTTTTGGCGATAATTACTCTGATTATGCCGACTTGTTTTTCCAAACTGTATTTGCTGCTACTGCTGCAACTATTGTTTCGGGAGCAATGGCTGAAAGAACTGAATTCAAAGCGTACTTAATTTTCAGTATTGTTATTACTGTAATTATTTACCCAATTTCAGGTCACTGGACATGGGGTGGTGGTTGGTTGAGCCAACTAGGATTCCACGATTTCGCCGGTTCATCTATTGTACACTCTGTTGGTGCATGGGTTGGTTTAGCTGGTGCGTCTATCATCGGGCCTCGTATTGGAAAATATGGAAAAGACGGAGAAGCGAAAGCGATTCCTGGTCACAACCTGGCAATGGGTGCACTAGGTGTATTTATCCTGTGGTTCGGTTGGTTCGGATTTAACCCTGGATCTCAATTAGCTGCTGCCGGTACTGAAAACGCCGTTGCTATTGGTCATATAGCAGTTACTACTAACCTGGCTGCTGCAGCCGGTGCTGTTACTGCAATGATTGTTGCATGGTTCCGTTACAAGCGTCCATCACTTTCAATTTCGTTGAACGGTGCATTGGCTGGTTTGGTTGCCATTACCGCTGGTTGCGACGCTGTGAACCCTATGGGAGCATTATTCATTGGTATAATTGCAGGTTTCATTCTGCCATTTGCTGTTGAATTCTTCGATAAAGTATTAAAAGTAGACGACCCTGTTGGTGCGATTTCTGTTCACGGTGTGGGCGGTGCATTCGGTACACTGGCTGTTGGTTTGTTCTCTACTTCTGAAGGTCTGTTGTACGGACACGGAGCAAAATTACTGGGTATTCAGGCTATTGGTGTATTGGCATTCTTTGCCTGGGCATTCGGTTTAGGATTGATATTATTCTTCATCTTGAAGAAAACAAATATTCTGCGCGTTTCTAGGCGCATTGAAGAAGAGGGCCTCGATGTTTACGAACATGGTGAGAGTGCCTATAACTAA
- a CDS encoding P-II family nitrogen regulator, which translates to MKKIEAVIRKSKFDEVKDALYEAGIEFFSFWDVRGVGQAREGRSYRGVVYDTSTIERIKLSIIVRDKNIDKTVQAILGSARTGEIGDGKVFVVPIEESYRIRTGEHGDESLFIKGKEE; encoded by the coding sequence ATGAAAAAGATTGAAGCAGTAATTCGCAAATCAAAATTTGATGAGGTAAAAGACGCGCTGTATGAAGCAGGCATCGAATTCTTCTCTTTCTGGGATGTTAGGGGAGTTGGACAAGCCCGTGAAGGTCGTTCTTACCGCGGTGTCGTTTACGATACCAGTACTATTGAAAGAATAAAATTATCCATTATCGTTCGCGATAAAAATATTGATAAAACAGTTCAGGCCATTTTAGGATCAGCCAGAACAGGCGAGATTGGCGACGGTAAGGTTTTCGTTGTTCCTATCGAAGAATCGTATCGAATAAGAACCGGAGAGCATGGCGATGAGTCACTATTTATTAAAGGAAAAGAAGAGTAG
- a CDS encoding glycosyltransferase family 39 protein — MNDRRLYFAIIIPILLIIISALPVPLVVNAAKYAEVGREMLINHDWINLTIGGEAYDQKPPMLFWIAALTFKLFGLSIPAYKLAVLLVSSIGIYSTYCLGKLFYGKETGVLAAFFWVSSLGFQHFNNDIHTDTLLANFVVFSVWQFSAYLKNHKWQNFLLGAVGVGLSMLSKGPVGVVIPAAAIGGSMLIHRQWKQLFNYRWLVALVIVGVMILPAMAGLINQFGLEGVKFYFWTNNVGRVTGSYHGSSTDYSFYLHTSLYVLLPWTIFMVYGFIQEVRSLIGLRKNGTKDFEVVNILAVVVYLGILSIAKQQNPHYMLSAVPFIYIITAKWTVRLFTSEDKLKTRNVIAIINKVIAVIAGLMLLVLPIVVFPETRWWFWGVYGLLYAGIIFLVFKKSELPKQIVMLTFTITVMLFIVNVNMLPNMLKYHTSIDAARIFNEEAPEGVTLNMYQEKARLWNLLFYSKSPGTYLPEKKDLEEFLPQSGAWIYTTDEGYADLVEMGVDMRMVKRYSEHKQLTSQSPNFLNPKTRAARFRIMYLLELK; from the coding sequence ATGAATGATCGGCGCTTGTACTTTGCGATTATTATTCCCATTCTATTAATTATCATCTCGGCTTTACCGGTTCCGTTGGTTGTAAATGCAGCCAAATATGCTGAAGTTGGTCGCGAGATGCTGATAAACCACGACTGGATAAATCTAACTATTGGAGGCGAAGCCTACGATCAGAAACCTCCAATGTTATTTTGGATTGCAGCCCTAACATTTAAGTTGTTTGGATTGTCGATTCCAGCCTATAAACTGGCGGTTCTTTTGGTTTCGTCTATTGGAATTTATTCAACGTATTGTTTGGGTAAACTGTTTTACGGAAAAGAAACCGGTGTGCTGGCGGCGTTTTTTTGGGTGTCCTCTTTAGGATTTCAACATTTTAACAACGATATACATACCGATACTTTGCTTGCCAACTTTGTAGTATTCTCAGTGTGGCAGTTTTCTGCTTACTTGAAAAACCATAAATGGCAAAACTTTTTGCTTGGTGCAGTTGGCGTTGGTTTGTCGATGTTGTCAAAAGGTCCCGTAGGAGTTGTTATTCCTGCTGCGGCTATTGGCGGTAGTATGCTCATTCACCGGCAGTGGAAACAGCTATTTAACTATCGTTGGCTTGTTGCGCTTGTAATTGTGGGTGTGATGATTTTACCTGCAATGGCCGGGTTGATTAACCAGTTTGGTTTGGAGGGCGTTAAGTTTTATTTCTGGACCAATAATGTGGGGCGGGTTACCGGTTCGTACCATGGCAGTAGCACTGATTATTCGTTTTACCTGCACACATCGTTGTATGTATTATTACCCTGGACCATATTTATGGTATATGGATTTATTCAGGAAGTTAGAAGTTTAATTGGTTTACGAAAAAACGGCACCAAAGACTTTGAGGTAGTAAATATTCTGGCTGTTGTGGTTTATTTGGGTATTTTATCGATAGCCAAACAGCAAAATCCGCACTACATGCTTTCCGCTGTTCCTTTTATATATATAATAACTGCAAAGTGGACCGTACGTTTGTTTACGTCTGAAGATAAATTAAAAACACGCAATGTAATTGCTATTATAAATAAAGTAATTGCTGTTATTGCTGGTTTAATGCTTTTGGTTTTGCCTATTGTTGTATTTCCCGAAACACGATGGTGGTTTTGGGGCGTATATGGTCTTCTTTATGCTGGCATAATTTTTCTGGTATTTAAAAAGTCCGAATTGCCAAAACAGATCGTAATGTTAACATTTACTATTACTGTTATGCTGTTTATTGTAAATGTAAACATGCTGCCAAATATGTTGAAGTATCATACCTCGATAGATGCCGCAAGGATTTTTAATGAGGAAGCCCCTGAGGGAGTTACTTTAAATATGTATCAGGAAAAGGCACGGCTTTGGAACTTGTTGTTTTATTCAAAATCTCCGGGGACATATCTTCCGGAAAAAAAGGATTTGGAAGAATTTCTTCCGCAAAGTGGTGCGTGGATTTATACTACAGACGAAGGATACGCCGATTTGGTTGAAATGGGAGTGGATATGCGCATGGTGAAAAGATACTCCGAACATAAACAGCTCACCAGTCAATCTCCTAATTTTTTGAATCCGAAAACACGAGCGGCAAGATTTCGGATTATGTATCTTTTAGAATTAAAATAA